The Acinetobacter calcoaceticus sequence AAGCAGCAAAAATCCCGAAAGCCACGTTTTATAATTATTTTCACTCAAAAGAACGTCTTATCGAAATGAGTCTAACCTTTCAAAAAGATGGTTTAAAAGAAGAATTACTTTCAATTATTTATGCTCAAAAAGACTTAACGCTAATTGAAAAACTTAGGAAAATATACTTTTTACATGCCGATTTAGAAGGGCTTTATCATTTGCCGTTTAAAGCTATTTTTGAAATTGCGAAAACACATCCAAAGGCGTATCAGGTCGTAATTGACTATCGAAACTGGTTGATCAAGGAAATTTATAATCTGCTTTTAACAACCAATGTAAATGCTTCAAAACAAGATGCCCACATGTTTTTGTTTGTGATTGATGGAGCAATGGTTCAGCTTTTAGACCCGAGTAAACCAGATGAACGGGAGAGGTTGCTTGAGTATTTTTTGTTGGGGTTGGGGTGAGAGAAAAGCATATTAATCTATGAATCTAAAATAAAATTTGTTTTATCAAGTAGTCAATGTAATTTATATTTTTAGAAAATTTAAATAAATGCATCTTTATTAGTCATATATTTTTATCTTCAATCATAAAATTTACAATGAAAGAAAATGTCACATGAAGTAGGTAGCCTTATAATGATAAGGATGTAAATTTAAAAATGAATCATATTAAAGAATGGACAATTAATATGGCTAATCAAAAAAGTGATCTACACCGGCAACAAGAGATTGATCAAGATCGCCAAAATAAACAGCAAGATCAACAATTCGAGCAAAACCAACAGGATCAACAACAGCAACAAAACCACCAATACCAACACCATATACCAAATCAACAGCGGCAACAAAACGTGAAAGATCAGAAAGATATACAGCGGCAAAAAGATCAGCAAAACTGATAAAACTATCGCAAATGTATAAAAAACCTCAATATCTCATTGAGGTTTTTTTATACGTATTTAAGCCGATTTCTTGTAGCAGAAAGCATCCTATAAATATCATGATTTTTTATTTAAGGAATATCCTTGTCCTTATTGGCACAGAGTATCTTTGGTCATCTCACCATTAACCAGCCTTAAAATCTGCAACGGGTTGCTGTCTTTCAAAGCCTCCGGCAATAAGCTTTGCGGATAGTTCTGGTAACACACCGGACGTAAGTAACGGTCAATTGCCAAGGTTCCAACGGAGGTGCCTCTGGCATCTGAAGTTGCTGGGTATGGCCCACCATGCACCATCGCATCACTCACTTCAACACCCGTTGGATAGCCATTTAACAGTAAGCGACCTGCCTTTTCTTCTAGTACAGGAACCACATCGG is a genomic window containing:
- a CDS encoding TetR/AcrR family transcriptional regulator; translated protein: MPHSDLPFRALSVLHSARYLFNKHGFHNVGVDRIIEAAKIPKATFYNYFHSKERLIEMSLTFQKDGLKEELLSIIYAQKDLTLIEKLRKIYFLHADLEGLYHLPFKAIFEIAKTHPKAYQVVIDYRNWLIKEIYNLLLTTNVNASKQDAHMFLFVIDGAMVQLLDPSKPDERERLLEYFLLGLG